The Triticum aestivum cultivar Chinese Spring chromosome 3A, IWGSC CS RefSeq v2.1, whole genome shotgun sequence genome includes a region encoding these proteins:
- the LOC123059341 gene encoding disease resistance protein RGA5 encodes MEIAMGAIGPLLPKLGALLVGDFTLEKRMRKGIESLVTELTLMHAALRKVEKVPPEQLYEGVKIWAGKVKELSYHMEDIVDAFRVRVEDGSGPANPENRVKKILKKVKGLFKIRNDLHWISDALKEAVHQAKQLAELHQRYEQDMQDTSAGASVDPRMMALYTDVIEFVGIEETRDELINMLTKGDDWSNHPLKIVSIVGFGGSGKTTLAKAAYDKIKGQFNCCAFISVSHNPDVKKIFKNILYELDKKKYAHIRNEEWEEKHLIDELIEFLNGKRYLIIIDDIWDKEVWKLIKCTAFSKKSPGSQLITTTRIVSVSEACCSSRDDIYKMKPLSDDVSRTLFYRRVFSHEKGCPQELVQVSKDILKKCGGIPLAIISIASLLANNHQGKTKDQWYALLNSIGRGLTEDRSLEEMKKILLFSYYDLPSYLKPCLLYLSVFPEDHKIMIGKLIWRWISEGFVYSAKPETSLYELGNSYFSELVNRSMIQLIGTNGEEEENLEACRVHDMVLDLICTLSVEENFITILDDTGRKMPNLKSKVRRLSIHDSKIDVDTTRMAHMRSFTIFTNNVVGKVLDISSFQVLRVLDLEGCDVSDVGYVATLLHLRYLGLKDTHVEDLPMEIWKLQFLLTLDLRGTKIKVLSSSVFQLRRLMCLYVDYNMKLSSGMGNLTCLEVLGQLGVSSLDLHVVKELGHLTKLRVLRVLSNCLDEASDKALEESLGNLHKLESLEIEIFTEDELINLMSKDWVPPLQLRKLDFRSVYIYSRFRTLPSWINPLSLPLLTHLRIKLDEVQWEVIQLLGTMPALCVLEIYIWDYSKVCGCEEYTVEAPVLSSSALFPCVTVCRFIGIGAVPSMFPRGSAPRLKHLMFAFSAKWISRENFDLGMRHLPSLQRV; translated from the exons ATGGAGATCGCCATGGGTGCTATcggccctctcctccccaagcTCGGTGCTCTCCTCGTCGGTGATTTCACCCTGGAGAAACGCATGAGAAAAGGCATTGAATCTCTTGTGACAGAGCTCACGCTGATGCACGCTGCCCTCCGCAAGGTGGAGAAAGTGCCACCAGAACAACTCTACGAGGGAGTCAAGATTTGGGCAGGAAAGGTGAAGGAGTTGTCCTACCACATGGAGGACATAGTTGACGCCTTCAGGGTGCGTGTGGAGGATGGTAGCGGTCCTGCCAACCCAGAGAATAGAGTGAAGAAGATACTCAAGAAGGTCAAAGGATTATTCAAGATTAGAAACGATCTCCACTGGATCTCTGATGCTCTCAAAGAAGCTGTTCATCAAGCTAAGCAGTTAGCCGAGCTACATCAAAGGTACGAGCAAGATATGCAAGATACAAGCGCTGGTGCTAGTGTTGACCCTCGCATGATGGCCCTGTACACAGATGTGATAGAGTTTGTCGGCATTGAAGAAACACGAGATGAGTTGATCAACATGTTGACAAAAGGTGATGATTGGTCAAATCATCCATTGAAGATTGTCTCTATTGTTGGATTTGGTGGATCAGGCAAGACAACTCTTGCCAAAGCAGCATATGACAAGATCAAAGGGCAATTCAATTGTTGTGCTTTTATTTCGGTTTCTCATAATCCGGACGTGaagaaaattttcaaaaatattctttATGAACTTGACAAGAAGAAGTATGCACACATTCGTAATGAAGAATGGGAAGAAAAGCATCTGATCGACGAACTCATTGAATTCCTTAATGGCAAGAG GTACCTCATCATAATTGATGACATATGGGACAAAGAAGTGTGGAAATTAATCAAGTGTACTGCTTTCTCCAAGAAGAGTCCCGGAAGCCAACTAATCACGACAACCCGCATCGTTAGTGTCTCTGAAGCGTGCTGCTCTTCTAGGGATGACATTTACAAAATGAAACCTCTTTCTGACGATGTATCAAGAACTCTCTTCTATAGAAGAGTATTTTCTCATGAGAAAGGGTGTCCTCAAGAATTGGTGCAAGTATCCAAAGACATTTTGAAGAAATGTGGTGGCATACCATTGGCTATTATTTCTATAGCAAGTCTTTTGGCTAATAATCATCAGGGAAAAACAAAGGATCAATGGTATGCATTGCTTAATTCCATTGGTCGCGGACTCACAGAAGATCGAAGTTTAGAGGAGATGAAAAAGATATTATTATTCagctattatgatctaccttcatACCTAAAACCTTGTTTATTATATCTTAGCGTATTTCCAGAAGATCACAAGATTATGATAGGCAAGCTAATATGGAGATGGATATCAGAAGGTTTTGTTTATAGTGCAAAACCAGAAACTAGCTTATATGAGCTTGGTAATAGCTACTTCAGTGAGCTAGTTAATAGAAGTATGATCCAGCTAATAGGcactaatggtgaagaggaagaaaaCTTAGAAGCTTGTCGTGTACATGACATGGTACTTGATCTCATATGCACATTGTCAGTTGAAGAAAACTTCATCACAATATTGGATGACACTGGTAGAAAAATGCCTAACTTGAAAAGCAAGGTCCGTAGATTGTCCATCCACGATAGCAAGATCGATGTGGACACCACTAGGATGGCACACATGAGATCTTTTACCATTTTTACAAATAATGTTGTTGGGAAAGTGTTGGATATTTCAAGTTTTCAAGTTCTTCGCGTGTTGGATTTAGAAGGTTGCGATGTTTCAGATGTTGGGTATGTGGCGACTCTATTGCATTTGAGGTACTTAGGGCTAAAAGATACTCATGTTGAGGACCTTCCCATGGAAATATGGAAGCTGCAGTTTTTGCTTACCTTGGACTTAAGAGGTACTAAGATAAAAGTACTATCGTCGAGTGTTTTTCAGCTAAGACGTCTGATGTGCCTTTATGTTGACTATAATATGAAGCTGTCGTCTGGTATGGGTAACCTGACTTGTCTGGAAGTGCTAGGTCAACTAGGGGTGTCTAGCCTGGACCTCCATGTTGTGAAAGAATTGGGTCATCTAACCAAACTCAGGGTGCTCCGGGTTTTAAGTAATTGTTTGGATGAGGCCTCGGACAAAGCTTTGGAGGAATCACTTGGTAATTTACACAAATTGGAAAGTCTAGAGATAGAGATATTTACCGAAGATGAATTAATAAATTTGATGAGCAAAGATTGGGTGCCCCCTTTACAACTCCGTAAGTTGGATTTCCGGTCAGTCTATa TCTATAGTCGGTTCCGTACTCTGCCATCATGGATCAATCCTTTATCGCTTCCTCTCCTCACCCATCTTCGTATCAAATTGGATGAAGTGCAGTGGGAAGTCATCCAGCTTCTTGGAACGATGCCTGCTCTTTGTGTTCTCGAGATATATATATGGGATTATTCTAAGGTCTGTGGATGTGAAGAGTATACGGTGGAAGCGCCGGTCCTTTCCTCTAGTGCATTATTCCCATGTGTGACAGTGTGCCGCTTCATTGGTATTGGTGCCGTGCCCTCTATGTTTCCACGAGGATCTGCGCCGAGGCTAAAACACCTTATGTTTGCCTTCTCAGCCAAGTGGATCTCCCGCGAAAACTTCGACTTGGGCATGCGGCACCTCCCTTCCCTCCAGCGAGTCTAG